The genomic stretch CAGAAACCGTAAATTTGTAAGCAATATAACCGAATATTAAAGTAATGGCAGGAAAACCGGCAAAACCTTTTTTGAAATGGGCAGGCGGCAAAACACAGCTCATCGGCGTTATTGAAAAAGCGCTGCCTAAAAACATAGCACATACAAATTATACCTACATTGAACCATTTGTTGGTAGCGGTGCAGTTTTATTTTGGGTACTCAACAACTTCCCAAACTTGAAAAAAGCCATAATTAACGACATCAACAAAGACCTGATAAACACATACAAAACCATTGCTTCACGACCAAGCGAACTAATCTCAATTTTGCAAATTTTGCAAAACGAGTATCATAGTTTAGAAGGTAATGAAGACAACAAAAAACTTTATTACTACCAAAAAAGAGAATTATACAATTCAAGAAAAGAAACACAAAGCGGACAAGCTGCTTTGTTCATTTTTCTCAATCGTACTTGCTTCAATGGATTGTACAGAGTGAACAGAAAGAACGAATATAATGTTCCAATGGGTAGTTACAAAAAACCGACAATTTGCGACCAAGAAAACATTTTAGCAGTTAGCGAAGCCTTACAAAAAGTTGAAATTTTATGTGGAGATTTTGAACATACTTTGGAATATGCTGACAATAATACTCTTTTTTATTTCGATCCGCCATACAAACCATTAAGCGAAACTTCGAGTTTCAACTCTTATGCAAAAGACGAGTTTAATGATAACGAGCAAGTAAGATTAAAAGAATTTTGTTCAAAGTTGGATATGCTAAATCATACTTGGATTTTAAGCAACTCTGATGTGAAAGGGAAAGATGAAAACGATAATTTCTTTGACAATTTGTATTCAGATTTCAATATTCAAAGGGTTGAAGCAAAAAGGAACATTAATGCAAATCCTGAAAAGAGAGGAAAATTAAAAGAGTTACTAATAACCAATCAAGTGAATAGCAAAAATTATGTCAGAGCAATTTAAAATCTTCTTATCGCAACTTTCGGAAACTAATGCAACGCTTGATTATTTCACGGATTTCAAGAAAATAAAAAGCAACGTAAACAAAATTGCAATCAAACTCAATCAGTTAAATTACCTGATTGGAAAAGAGAATTTGAAAGAAGCCGTAAATGAGCTTTATGAAGAAAATCCGAAAGTCTTTGAAGTTTTGGACATCTTGATTGCTATTCGTAAAAATAAAAACGCCAAGACATTCAACAACAAAGGCGAAATTGTTTTGTTGGACACTTATTTCACTTCGCCTGAACTGATTTTGGAATACATCGAAGAAACAGGTTTGGCAGAAATTTTTAGAAATAAAGATGTTACCAATTTAGTTGATTATGTTTTTGGAATTGAGGTTGGTTTAGATACAAATGCAAGAAAAAACAGAGGTGGCGACAATATGTCAAAAGCCGTTTCACTTATTTTCGACAAAGCAGGAGTTTTCTATAAAAAGGAAGTTAACAATACGATATTTCCAGAAATTATCAGTTTGGGAGCAGATGTAAAACGTTTTGATTTTGTCATCAAAACCAAAAAGAAAACGTATCTGATTGAAACCAATTATTACAATGGTGGTGGTTCAAAACTGAATGAAACTGCAAGAGCCTATTCTGATGTTGCGCCGAAAATAAATCAATACAAAAACTACGAATTTGTTTGGATAACAGACGGACAAGGTTGGTTTTCAGCAAAGAACAAATTGGAAGAAGCGTACAACATCATACCAAGTTTGTATAACTTGACAACGCTTGAAGATTTTATCAAGAAAATTCAAGAAGAACAAATAATTAGCGAATGGTAAAAAACAAAGTACATAAAACGCCACATATGAAAATCAAAGGAGTTGAACCTTTGGTCATTGTTGAAGTAAACGACACTTATATTTTAGGCGTTTATCAAGGGGCTTTGTCTGATTATGACTTATTACTCAGATATAGACAAAAAGATGAGAGTACAAAATCAGGTTGGTCGAGAATTAGAACGCCAAAACATATACATTGGGCAGTAGATGCAATTATTAAAATGCACCATAATGACAATGAAACCAAAAAGTTTTTACAATTTTTAATTGATTTATGGGATAATCAAATCCAACCATTAAAAACAGATGAAGAAAGAGACTTGCTTTTAGATGTAGAAAAATTAAAAAATGAAGCCAATATAGAAGCAGTTAAATATCCCGAATTAGCAAATAAAGGAGAATACAGCATTAAGTTTCTTTACCTTATCGCAAAACTTTTGATGATACAAGAAAAGACTAATTTATCAACGGCTTTTATGTTTAAGAATTTACTAAAAGCACTTGAAGCACATAAAGACATTTACAAAATTGTTTCCATAGCAACACATAATAGAAGATAAATGCTTAAACCTTATTTCAAATCTTCGGACAAAGATTTCTGTCTTCTTCATGGAGATACGATGGAGCTTTTGCCTGAATTTGAACATAAGTTTGATATGGTTTTTGCCGACCCTCCCTATTTTCTATCGAATAACGGGCTTTCTATTCAAAACGGAGAAATTGTAAGTGTCAATAAAGGAAAGTGGGATAAATCAGAAGGATTTGAATTTATCAACGACTTTAATCGTAAATGGCTTTCATTGGTACGTAACAAAATGAAAGATGACGCAACTATTTGGATAAGCGGAACAATACACAATATTTTTTCAGTTGGACAAATTTTGATGGAATTAGGTTTCAAAATCCTGAACATCGTGACTTGGGAAAAGACCAACCCTCCGCCAAATTTTTCTTGTCGCTACTTTACGTTTTCAACCGAACAAATTATTTGGGCAAGAAAAAATGAAAAAGTTCCTCATTATTTCAACTATGAACTAATGAAACAACTGAATGGCGACAAACAAATGAAAGATGTTTGGAAATTGCCAGCCATTGCTTCGTGGGAAAAAACGTGTGGCAAGCATCCGACACAAAAGCCTTTATCCGTTTTGACAAGACTTATTTTGGCTTCGACCAAACCCAATGCTTGGATTTTAGATCCATTTGCGGGCAGTTCGACAACCGGTATTGCTGCAAACTTGTTGAACAGACGATTTTTAGGAATTGACCAGGAAGAAGATTTTTTGACAATCAGCAAAAACAGAAAATTAGAAATTGAGAATCCTAAAATTGCAGCGACATACAGACAAAAAATTGGTGGTTTCAACGACAAAAAAGAACTTGAATTATTCCTCGTCGAAGAACCAAAAACTGAATATAAATCAGAAATAAACTTTAACCAAAAACGGGCGATCTGTTAACATCGGTAGCTGTTCACAACATCCTCATAACGAAAAAGTCTGGAACCATTAGAGGCATTTTTACGCTACGGTACGTATCTGCACGCATAATAAATAATCAACAAAATGGAGGTTGGTAAAATTGGAAATAAAAGCTTTTGGGCTTTGACAGGGAATAATCGATACAAAAAGAATTGCTATCTAATCCTACATAAAGCAGTAAATCTCCTTCAATCTTATTTTACTTTATCGACGGAATCGTTTATTTCGTCGGATAAATCTGAAATTTCGTCGAAAATATTTTGACTGTGAAGGGCTTTCCTTCACATTTGACATACCAAAGTGAAGGAACATGCACAGGTTCAACAGCAAGGAAAACAATCAATATGAACAAATAAAAATATATTGTGACCGAGCTGCCTGTCTTTTGCAAAGGGGGAATATCAAATATGTTTTCTGTTTACTTTGAAATAATTTTAGAAAATTTTGTTTAATTGTCAATTCTGTTAAAGGAAATTACGTCATGGTATGTCCGCACGCATCATAAATAATCGACAAAATGCAGGTTGATGAATTTGAAAAATAAAAGCGTTTGGGCTTTGACAGAAATAATCAGTGCAAAACAAATTAACTGCTACCCGGCTTTGAACTGCTTGGTTTCAGTGAGCAAGTAATTGATGAATAGAAGTTAATTGTGGGAGTTGATTTTTTGTTTATGAAAATATGTTTAGGCTTGGATAACCCAACCGGTTGTGGAGAGAAAGAATTACGGGCAAAAGAGCCTAAGACAAGTACAAAAGAGCTAATTGATACCTTATTTTATGACCAATCTTATTAACAAACGGCTTATATCTCTTTTACTAAAATTGCTAATACAACCTATTTGCATGTTTTCATCTAAAATATAGTTCGTATATGAAAAAATATTTAACCGTATGTATTATTCTGAGTAGTATGTGTATTTCTGGTAGCGACGCCCAACAATGGGCGGCTGGGATCAGTCCAAATTCTGCTGTTGCTAACCTTAGGAATGCCTATCCGGAAGCATTTGAGCTGGCATCTGTTGATGCTCATTACCTTAACGGTAATTATACATTGTATAATTCATTTGAAAATGACACGACGGATAAGGTTGTGAATAACTACCCTGCAATCGTACCTCGAGGCCGGGCGTCCGACACATTATTGGCGTTCGCCCGTAATTATACTCCTAATAATTACGAATTATCCATGCCTTCGGGTCCGAATACCGTTATTTCCCGTTCTGCCTCTACCCTGGCGATTGTGCAGGGATTTACTGTCAGACCCAATGGCAACGTTGGGATTGGCACCATTAATCCCCAAAGCCTGTTAGATGTAAATGGTCTCATACATACCAAAGAAGTCAAAGTTGATTCAGTGGGTTGGGCTGATTATGTTTTTGACGATAACTATAAGTTAAGACCCTTGTCAGAAGTCAAGGATTATATACTTATCAATAAGCGTTTGCCGGATGTTCCTTCAGCAGAAGAAGTCAAAGCAAATGGGCTTTTACTCGGTCAAACAAATGCGCTGCTGCTTAAAAAAATTGAAGAGCTTACGTTATATGGAATCCGGCAGGATTCGCTTTTGAAAAAAACATCGGGACAATTAGAAGAGTTAGAAAAGCGCTATGATACCCAGAAATCTGAGATGGCAGAGCTACAGGCAGAGATGCGTAAGCTGGAAACCAAAATCAATGATGCTGAACATAAATAAGCACAAAAAACCGAACGCATAAAGAGAGTATAATTTTTTCCTTTGTTATTTATTCGTTTACTGTTATATAGGTTAAGAACCCTACTCATATGTACTTCGAGTGCTTGTGGGTATGTAAATGATTCCCTTGTTGACGGGGCAATGCTATAGAAAATAATCTGCTTTTACCTTTTTAAATAAAATAAATTTATGAAACAGTTTTATTTGTTATTGTTTTCGTTGTTAGGAACTATTGTAAGCACAAATGCGCAGTTACAATATAATTCCAATGGTACATTGACATTTGGCAATGTAAGTCCTTATGGTGCATACACCACCAATTTTAACGGTTATGGATTTTATTTTACTTCCTCATCTTCGCCCGGTGATTTTCTTGAAATGAATGTATCTACCTCCAATCCGAGAATTGCAGGCACAGGCAATCAGATTGTATTTTATAATACTGAAACATCTACTTTTAATACCATCCAGGTACAGAGTGTAAGCACGATGTCGGACAGAAGGGCAAAGATGAATATTTTGCCGCTTACCAGCGGGTTAGACAAAATAAAAAGATTAAAACCCGTATCGTTTACCTGGAGAGAGCGGATGGGTAGCGACAAAGTAAGGATGAAAGCCAAGGGAAAGCCTGCAACAGATGTTGGATTCATTGCGCAAGATGTGGAACAGGTCATCCCGGACGCCGTTAATGATTTTATCGATACCACTTCAGATGTCAAAATGCTTAATTATAATGCCATAGTTTCTGTCCTTACGCAGGCGGTAAAAGAGCTTTCAGACAAAGTAGATAGTCTTCAATCCCGTATTGATAGTTTAACATCAAATCATAAAACGTCGACCAGCATGAATAACGGAGCTGCTATATACCGAAATAATATTCAGGCGGGATTGACTTATTTACCTGTTGCAAATGAGGCGGAGCCGATGGGCGCTTATTA from Arachidicoccus sp. BS20 encodes the following:
- a CDS encoding type II restriction endonuclease, which produces MSEQFKIFLSQLSETNATLDYFTDFKKIKSNVNKIAIKLNQLNYLIGKENLKEAVNELYEENPKVFEVLDILIAIRKNKNAKTFNNKGEIVLLDTYFTSPELILEYIEETGLAEIFRNKDVTNLVDYVFGIEVGLDTNARKNRGGDNMSKAVSLIFDKAGVFYKKEVNNTIFPEIISLGADVKRFDFVIKTKKKTYLIETNYYNGGGSKLNETARAYSDVAPKINQYKNYEFVWITDGQGWFSAKNKLEEAYNIIPSLYNLTTLEDFIKKIQEEQIISEW
- a CDS encoding DNA adenine methylase, producing the protein MAGKPAKPFLKWAGGKTQLIGVIEKALPKNIAHTNYTYIEPFVGSGAVLFWVLNNFPNLKKAIINDINKDLINTYKTIASRPSELISILQILQNEYHSLEGNEDNKKLYYYQKRELYNSRKETQSGQAALFIFLNRTCFNGLYRVNRKNEYNVPMGSYKKPTICDQENILAVSEALQKVEILCGDFEHTLEYADNNTLFYFDPPYKPLSETSSFNSYAKDEFNDNEQVRLKEFCSKLDMLNHTWILSNSDVKGKDENDNFFDNLYSDFNIQRVEAKRNINANPEKRGKLKELLITNQVNSKNYVRAI
- a CDS encoding DNA-methyltransferase, producing MLKPYFKSSDKDFCLLHGDTMELLPEFEHKFDMVFADPPYFLSNNGLSIQNGEIVSVNKGKWDKSEGFEFINDFNRKWLSLVRNKMKDDATIWISGTIHNIFSVGQILMELGFKILNIVTWEKTNPPPNFSCRYFTFSTEQIIWARKNEKVPHYFNYELMKQLNGDKQMKDVWKLPAIASWEKTCGKHPTQKPLSVLTRLILASTKPNAWILDPFAGSSTTGIAANLLNRRFLGIDQEEDFLTISKNRKLEIENPKIAATYRQKIGGFNDKKELELFLVEEPKTEYKSEINFNQKRAIC
- a CDS encoding tail fiber domain-containing protein, producing the protein MKQFYLLLFSLLGTIVSTNAQLQYNSNGTLTFGNVSPYGAYTTNFNGYGFYFTSSSSPGDFLEMNVSTSNPRIAGTGNQIVFYNTETSTFNTIQVQSVSTMSDRRAKMNILPLTSGLDKIKRLKPVSFTWRERMGSDKVRMKAKGKPATDVGFIAQDVEQVIPDAVNDFIDTTSDVKMLNYNAIVSVLTQAVKELSDKVDSLQSRIDSLTSNHKTSTSMNNGAAIYRNNIQAGLTYLPVANEAEPMGAYYLSGGSALQKQYSAVKQQSATDPSGIPAEKYVYSSTLDKNKAADTNIQ